From the Cryptococcus depauperatus CBS 7841 chromosome 7, complete sequence genome, the window TAATTCAGAGTAAAGATCTCTATGTCATCTCCGTTGTTGGCTTTGGTGCCCGTCTTAACCGACTtcctgctgctgctgccgGTGACATGGTCATGGCTTCCGTCAAGAAGGGGAAGCCTGAGCTCAGAAAGAAGGGTATGTTCCCAAATTCAGGATCAACGCAGCATAATTTCTAACAGCTATTACTAGTCATGCCTGCTGTTATCTGCCGACAGCGAAAGCCTTGGAGGAGAAGGGATGGCATCTTCCTTTACTTTGAAGACAACGCAGGAGTCATTGTCAACGCCAAGGGTGAGATGAAGGGTAGTGCTATCAACGGGCCGTAAGTCCAATTTAGTTTTGTCTAGTGTCTCCATCCTAGAAATCATACTTATCGTCAACTTAGTGTGGCTAAGGAGTGTGCCGACCTTTGGCCCCGTATTGCTGCCAACGCTGGTACTGTCGTCTAACTGTAGAAACCATCACTTTGGGGCCATGCATTGGGTCGATTGACAATCAATCTGGAAATTGTAGTGTAGTACCCTATGTGCGTTTTCTTGTGATGTTCGGCGACGCGCGACGATATATGTAAAGATTTAGAGTGGATCAACAACGAAAACAACCGCGTCACGCATTTACTACAATCAAATCCCAAAGATGCATCTCAAGGGATATCGAAAACGTCTACTGTCTCTATACACGACTATCTACATGTTTTGTAACTATAATACCCAAAGACCATAGGAGAAACCCACAATGCCCGTCAAGTAGGCGCCCCAAATGACTAATCGATAACATCAGTCTGATTTAGAGCAACAAATGTGGCCAAACCTACGGAATACCCTGTGAGGGTTGCTCCTTATAGCTGATGTAGGCAAATATATTCCCATGACGTTACAATAGATATGCGCTGTCAACGGCGGCATCACAGAACCAGTCTTGAGATACAGAAATGAGGCAAACCATCCGAAGAGTGTCGTATACGTCAGTTGAAAAACTAGGAGTTGGTAAGACAAACAATCTTTGGACAAGCATATTCGAGGCAGGAGACAATCTACTTACTACTCGCAACAACAGCTCTTATGGCAGCTGCTCTTGTCCGTCCGTTGCGTTTATATGTTTCGAACCCATGATGAGCGTGGGCTGTCGTATTCGTGGATGCGTCAGCTCCAAGCAGCAGCGCGGCAGAATGAATTGGAGGGAGTAGGCTGACCTATACCAAACCATAATGGTGTACCGAACACTAAGGATTTGAGAGAGAACCCATCGAGTAGGTAAGCGGCGAGAATGGTGGATCTAAATACAAGCTCTTCCGTGACTGGTCCCTAGTAGGTCAACGCTGCGTTAACAGTGCAACAAAAATAGTAGTGAACATATTGTAAGACGAACCACAATATAATTTCTAAACTCAATCAGTCCCCATTCACGTCTCAACATTCCAAACCAAGTATCTCCtgatctcttccagctgATGAATGGTATATCATTATTGAGATACATGGCATACAGCGGTCCAAGCATGATAATGGGTGCAAGGAGGTACGGTGACAACCTCTCAGGAGGCGAGAATCTAGAGGGTAAGCCGAGATACTTTAAGGTAGGTTCAATTGCTCCCATCATGGTGTAATTCCCAAGGTACTTGACGACACCGTAGATACCGCCTATGCTCAGGAGCGTTGAGATGGCAGCAGCTTTCATCCGCCTTTTGATCGTCAGAGGATGGTCCCGGTTGCCAAGCCTTGGCCCATCGCCTTCTATGCCAGAACCATCAACATCTGTGGCAGATATAGGTGGTAAGGGCTCTCGTTTTTCTTCCCCAAAACCTTCGGCAGTTGGAGGTGTTTGGGACGGAGAATGATCTGGGCTACCCCATGAGGCGAATAGATGCTGCGATAGATATAGAGATCCAACGTAGGATGATGTAAACAGGAAAGCGAGACCGTGGGCATAGCTTGTCGGGATTTTTGATGCAAGAGGTAAAGACAGACCAAGGCGTTGATCCATGCCAGTCATTCGCCTTTCTATTTGTGCTACGTCTTGCAAGGGACAAGATGTGAGTTAAAATAAAATCAATTGCTAAATAgacaaaaggaaaacaatgaaaaagtaaaaagtaAATGTGAAGGAGGCTTTTGACCAGCATATTGGTAtaagtcacgtgatttcGTTGTAATGTCAAAGAATGAGTAACGGATAGACGCAGAGAATATGGTGGATAGGTGTAAGCACAGGAGTGCCTCACTGAGTTGTCGATGATCAATACTATGTAAAAcagtatatatatattgttaaagttgttgataccgcaaatctagcactggtcatacatcgaaatgaagtatctcaagtaaaagtattctacgGTTTATCtatgtatatatatccatttccttatctTTAAGTGTTCTTTGTTGGCGGACTTATCTTCGGTCTTTACCAGTGGCAGTGTAGAGTACTGACGCACTTACATTATAGTCTAGTCTTGGAGAAATTTTCTTTGCCGTTCTTATATACTCTCTTATATATGCTATATATAAACCGGGTCAAATTGTCAGGaccatgtacaaggaaaggatataagaacacagGATACAGTGTATGCCTcagaatggtatagttggttgaactagaacgTGGCTTCTGGatgcagagcaaacaagatataaggaagggattgtggttcatagttccccaaggaatcaatcttgatagctgtctgAGTCTATCTcagatagatactcctacATAATCCACAAGTCCCAagcactcccagaccaagcccaagaacaacctcattcctgacacAAATCCTTGATAAAACCTGAATTTGACATAAatcaactcttttcctATCATCGCAATCTTCCTCAATTGTGGTACCGCTGACATTATATCCTTTTAATCCAGATACCAAACTCAACATTCCGTCttcttatttctttttcgcaACCACTGTCAAAATCATGCCTGTTGATTGGCCCTTACCAATTTGGAAGATAGGACAATAGCGATGGACAGAATACTCCAAGGGTAAGATAATGGTTGTTGAGGGTGTTTTGTATCCTCAGCGAGAGGAGTACGTGGACGAACAAATCctcagagaatgaatctcGCATCAACTTCTTAGTCCCAGCTATACAAATCTCACAAGGATTCGCCGTCCCGAGTCTTAGCCTCACATCAATCCTAACAGTCTTTTACCATTACATCGGACGACCATGGAATCAAGTGTTGATGATTCAAATCTCAAAAACGATAGTAAAACGTGCTATTCGACAGCCACTACGAGATTCGTACAACTGTAATAACCTGACAGACATGCATATGACTAATACAACAGTATAGTTCCAACAAAACTGAACAGTCTAAGTTTAGGACTTGTctgttgttgttgacgGCGGGTTTTCGAATGTCGACTGTGTGGTTGGCACAACAAAATTTAAGCAGTAAAGCAAATCTCTGTCTTGTTTATCTAATCTTTGCCCAAATGTATAGGCCTCTCCAAAATCAGGATTGATATTGACCCTTGCTCCTGTAAAGACTGAATTCTCATTTCCTCTCAGGCTTTTCAACTAAAATACCGTCTTAGAGGGGAAAAATCTGCCCCCACAGGATATCTCCCTGGAcctttgaaaagaaatgtaTAGAAAGGATTTTTGCCGGATGGAGGTATAAAAGAGGCGATGTTCATACCCAAGaatttgtcttttggttCCTTGTCCTTGCACTGGTCGTTGGTTATTGCTACGGCTACACTACATATTGATAATCCAACACCGTCATTGAGCGTCTCTTGTTGGTACTCTATGTTACCGGTCCAACAGAATCTGAAAGAATTAAGTATACTCCCACCAAATTTACCTAAAAAGGTTTATTTTATTTCGCCATCTCATAGACCTTCCCAAATAACGTCTGCAGGAAGCTAACATTCCACTCTATTTGCAGAATTGGCATGCATTGCTGAATTTTGGGTTGAAAGACTTCTAAATCCGAAATCTACCACTGATCAGAGTACCGCTATCGTTTTCATTTGACTAGACGATCCATGGCGACCATGTGTCGGGATGGAGTGGTTTGGTCAGCCTGTTGAAGCGACAAAATTGATAGATGGAGAGTGAAGCTTGCTCATTTTGCTATTATGTCAACCAACACACCATCAGTAAATAATTATATACATGTTCAGAATCATGGCGTCAAAAGACGTTTCTTACAACCAGTGAAACTGTTTGGAGTTGAGGTTTTCCTGTAATACGTTGAAATAGGAGACCTTTGGAACAGTGGAGAGGTAAGGGAAAAGACCGTTTAGGTAAATCCTGCTATAACAAGTTTAAAGCTTCGTTTGTCTTTGGTCAACAAGTTCTTTCGATATCGCGTATCAATCCTACAGACAGGAGCTCAATCCCATGCGATATgccatgtcttttgttcttcGCTTCACCATGTGACAGAATGACCATCTCGTGAGGCTCGAAAGAGGTAATGTTGCTCTTGTTGGCAGATATTTCAAAAACCGGCTGGATTAGGTCACTAGTCAAACATCTTTAGAGATCATTACAAGTAATGGAAAGCTATGATTTGCTTGACCAACAACAGCTGTTGTTAGTCCCTTGGTAAAGGCAATATCCATTTTAGTGGCTTGTACGATGGCAAGCTTGCAAGGTCGAATCATTCTCGAACCCCTTGGTCTTGACATAGCTGCAACTCACGATAAATCGAGACATGCATTCAGAGTGAGCATAATAGCGGTCGTCGATTGCAGATGTCGGTTGCGATATCGATCGACCAATACGTCTGACATGGCCTTTGTCATTCGCAAAGCATCCGGCCGGGCGAATGACAGTCAAAAAACCCCTTCTGCAATAATACACAAGAAATGTGCATAACACAAACTAGTTCACGTCTATCCTTGCCGCTATCACAACAGTTAAAGCAAGCTCAACCGACTTTATCTTGCAACTCACCTGCTTGTGTTTTGGATTCTTTGAACAAATCACATACACTCTTCCCTTCCTTTTAACCACTAGGCACCCATCGCAAAACCTTTTGACGCTGCTTCGAACCTTGATTCCCCGTATCTGTATCAGTGTTTGTGCTACGTTGCACTGAGGTCCTGCCCGTAGCGAGTGAACAAGTGATGGTCGCAGGGTTGCGAACGGTGGCCGTGACGGAGGGCAGGATGAACAGAATCTCTGGGCAGAGAGCCTCGTTCGTGGTAAGACGGATGGTAAGCGGCGCAGAAAGTTTAACATTGTAAATTTAAAGAGTTGATAACGAAAAGTGAACAAACCAACAATGATAAAATCATCCATAGTATACAAAAAGGTGCCACATTGGAGTATCACCGCTAATTCCGAAAAGGATAAAATTGTTCCATTGCACAATTgagtttgtctttttccctcCACTTTTTTGCCTCCACCCGCCCTCCACTTGACCTCTCCAATTACTTTCTCTAACATAACATTAATAATATTATCATTATTGGTTGTAATTGATTCAACGTCTCTCAGAGTTTTCAAAGCTGCCAGAAGCGCACTCCATTCTCAGCAAACTTTTGGAGCAAGCCACTGCCAACAATGGCAACCCAGTTACCAGTGACAGGCGACGGTACCGTCTTGTCACTTGGCACTCCGCCAGAAGGCGGagttccttcttcaatagCGACGAGTGGAGGCGGCCGGAACAGGGGGCGAGATGGTAAGGAGAAGGAGTCGTTTGCTTGTCTGTTTCCAGGGTGTGGCCAGGTGAGGTCCATCGGTATTAGGTAATTTGTGCTAATCGCCAGTGTAGACGTATAGCCGAATGGAATATCTAAAGAGACACCAAAGAAAACGTTGGTGGATGTGCGTCAGTATGGATCTCGCTAACCAAACTGCAGACCAGGATGATAGACCTTTTCAATGTAAGGACTGCTCAAAGTCGTTTGCTCGAAGGTACTTTATGCCCGACGTTTACTGGTTGTTGCTTACGAAGCTTTCCAGCGATGTCCTTCTCCGACACCGTCGACGATGCCATCCAACGCCTCCTCCCGTTGACTGCTCAACATCACCTCCTGCACATGGAAGGATATACAATGGCATGCCTGTATCTTCATCCAGGATGGACGCTCGCGAAGCCTCACCACCTCGCAACCGCTCACGTAAACATGCTAGACCAAGTGAGGTTGAAAAAGTCTTTGACCGCCAGCGTACGAGAATAGATCCCGCTCTGAGAGATGAATTTGACAATGGAGGGAATAATTTTGAAGAACGAGAGTATCAAAGCAATGGGCTTGAGCAGTATTACGGCGCTGCCGGTGAGGAGCATCCAAATTACTCTGGAGAATTTATGCCCTCATTTGATAAAAACCCGGCATATCATAGTCTTAACCCGGCATATCATAGCCTTAGCGACCCAAATCACCTTGAAGATGCCTCTGTACTTCTCAGTATGGCCTACCCCGGCGGCGTGCCGGGCAATGAGGATTCAAACCAAGAGGCAAGGGATATGCCAGATTGGGCGAATAATCCAACCATTAACCTCATCATGGAAACAGCGGTGGCCAATCAAATCCAAGACGCCGAGCGTACTAGCAGCCCTTTAAATAATAACTCTGTCCAGGCGAAGGAACAGGGCGAGCCGCCAGCCCCTGTTGTTGAGGTAAACGGAACTGCTACTGCTACAGTTCCTGTTGACG encodes:
- a CDS encoding 60S ribosomal protein L23; the protein is MSAKSAAAGTKFRMSLGLPVGAVMNCADNSGAKNLYVISVVGFGARLNRLPAAAAGDMVMASVKKGKPELRKKVMPAVICRQRKPWRRRDGIFLYFEDNAGVIVNAKGEMKGSAINGPVAKECADLWPRIAANAGTVV